One genomic window of Arachis stenosperma cultivar V10309 chromosome 10, arast.V10309.gnm1.PFL2, whole genome shotgun sequence includes the following:
- the LOC130957290 gene encoding uncharacterized protein LOC130957290: MDYERAGAKRKLQLQELESLRLEAYENSRLYKEKVKAMHDKRIKRSEFQPGDLVLLYNSRMRLMPGKLRSRWDGPYRVEKVEPYGVFHLSHTSSFELMKVNGHCLKLFHLKIFLLEDPPTAED; this comes from the coding sequence atggaCTATGAGAGAGCCGGAGCTAAACGGAAGTTACAACTGCAAGAATTAGAGAGCCTTCGCCTTGAAGCTTATGAAAACTCCAGGCTGTATAAAGAAAAGGTGAAGGCTATGCATGATAAGAGAATTAAGAGAAGCGAATTCCAACCAGGGGACTTAGTCCTACTTTACAACTCCAGAATGCgactcatgccaggcaagctgAGATCCAGATGGGATGGTCCGTATCGAGTAGAGAAGGTGGAACCATACGGAGTCTTTCACTTGAGCCATACCTCAAGCTTTGAACTTATGAAGGTCAATGGACATTGCTTGAAGTTATTCCATCTaaagatcttcctcttggaagatccaCCCACAGCAGAAgactga